The DNA region CAAGTAACTTTGGACATACCTATCTTCAAACAGCACCTGATGGGAATATCTATGCCGTTGCAGATAATGGACATAACTTAGGTGTCATAAATAGAAACACTGGATTGTTTAGTGCTAATGTTTTTGATTATGATCCAACTACAAATAATTATTTTCATAATGCCTTTACAGAAATAGGCAATATAAAATACTATACCCTCCCCGAAAACGATCTCCAAATGCTAAATACAAGCATTAGTACTAGTCCTGATATATGTGATTTAGAGTCAGGTAGTGCCACCATATGTGTTTCTGGTGGAATACCTGAATATAGCTTAGTAGCCTATTATGATGATCCAGAAATAGCTGGTTATAATTGGCAGGATATTAGCAACCTATTCGTATTTAATAGTGAACTTGATTGTTTCGAAGCCTCCAATTTAATGTGGGGTAATTATAGATACAAACTCACCGACCAAAGTGAATGTGAAGATGGAATAGAAGAGCAATTTGTAATACTTAAAGGCGATATGTACGATTTCTCTGAAAATATGTTAGAAATTGGGAATGATGCCCCCACAGAAATCTATGGCTTAGAAGATATGATTTGGGATTTGAATGATAATGATCCAGAGGAGGGTTTTATCATTGATGGAAAAATTCTTTTTAAGCATGGGTTTATATTAAAAGATAATAAAACACTTACCATAAATAACCTTACAATGGAGTTTGACCAGGACTTTATGGCTAAAGTTATTATTAAACCTGGTTCAAAATTAGTATTAAATAATTGTATACTTACTAATTATGAATGCTGGGATGCAGATGCCAAATGGCAAGGCATAGAAGTCTGGGGAAACAAAGGCCTTTCCCAAACTGAAGCAAACCAAGGAAAACTAGTTCTTAATAATACCACCATAGAACATGCCAACGAAGCTGTTCAACTATGGCGACCTGACTATTATAGCACTTCAGGAGGTATGATTTCAGCCATTAACTCTAATTTTTTAAATAATCATAGAGCAGTCGTTTTTATGGACTATAAAAACATGAAATTTGGTTTAGAGTGGGACTATAGTTCTGGATTTAGCCAATGTACTTTCGAAAATAATTCTGATTATATCATGGACAACCCATTCCTAGCTTTCGTAACTATGTGGCAAGTTAGAGGGGTAAGCTTTACAGCATGTGATTTTATCAATACTTCTGCTTTCCCTGAGAGTAAAGCCATTTATACTCTAGATGCTGGTTATAAGTTCAAAGGTAAATGTACGGGAGTTACTGGACCAAATGGCGAATGCGTAAGCGGTTGGGAAACCAACACTTTTACCAAATTTGAAAAAGCCATTGAGTCTGGAAATACAGTTGGTTCACCAGATCCGTATGCAATAACAATTGAAGATTCTTATTTTGAGAACAATCATTATGGTATTTTTATGACCACTGTTGAAAATGCCGCTACCATTATCAATAATGAGTTTGAAATTGGCAATAATGGAATAGACAATTTTGAAAAACAAAAATGTTCTTATTTCAGTGCCAGAGGTATCCAAATGAACCAAAGCTTTGGTTTCGATATTGAAGAAAATACTTTTAGTAAGATGCAAGGAACCACTGGTGGTGATGTGGTTGGTGTTTTGGTTTATGAATGTCCTTCTGAATCTGATGACATTTATAAAAATATATTTAATGGCCTTACTGCTGGAAACCAAGCAGAATTATGGAATAGGTTAAATCATTTAGTTGATGAACATGGTGTAACATATCTTTGTAATGAAAACACAAACAATACTATTGATATTTTTATTGCTGAGAACTCTATGATTACCGGACATGTTGGAAGCCTTCAAGAAGCGGCGGGTAACAAGTTTTCAATTACCAACCCTCAAATTCAAAATAACTTTACACAAGAAGTAAACTATTATTGGGTTGATGAACCTTATGAAGAATTAGAGTATTATTCTAATTATGTTACTCCCATTGAAGTGACTAATGAAAATGAATGCTTATCTAATTTTGGAAGTGGTGGAGGAACCGGTTTAGAAACCAAGTTGATATTAACTGATATTGAGAAATTAGAAGTGGAACAAGATTTCTATAGTAATTATCAGGATTATGAAGCCGTAAATATTCTTCTAGAAGAATTAAAAGATGGTGGTAGTACGGAAACAACCAGTTTAAGTATAGCTTCTGCACAAGCCACCGATACTTGGGAATTGCGTGCTAATTTATTAGGAATGTCGCCTTATCTATCAAAAGAAGTATTAATCGAAGCTACCGATAAAACGGATGTTTTACCGGAGTCTGTATTATTTGAGATCCTTTCAGCCAACCCCGATGAATTACGTAAAACAGATTTAATGGAACACCTTGAGAATAAAGAGCAACCCTTGCCTGATTATATGATTAATGTATTAAAACAAATGTCAACAGGTGTAAGTGCTAAAACTGCCTTAATTGGTCAAAAAACCAAATCTTTTGTGAATAAAACTAAAGCAGCTCAAACAATAATTCGCTCCATTAAAAACGAAGAGGAATTAAATATTGTGGAACTGAGAAATTGGTTGGGAAATATGGGAAATATTGAAGCAGATAAGCAAATTGTTGGAACATACCTTTATGAAGATAATTATACCGCAGCTAATAACCTATTAAATCTAATTCCGAATTTGTATAACCTACAAGGTGAAAAACTACAGGAGTTTAATGATTATAAGGAGCTACTTAATTTGCAAGTAGCATTAAAACAACAGGATAGAAATGTTTTTATGCTAAATAGTACTGAAAAATCTCAATTGATAGACTTAGCTGAAAATAGTAATGGCGAAGCTAAATATGGCGCCCAGAATATATTAAGCTTTGTTTATGGCGATAACTACTGTGATTGTATTAGCCCTATTAATCAAAATAAAGCTAGCACATCATCATTTTATTATTCACAAGATGATTTTGCAAAGGCCATGGGTTTAAGTATGGATATAAAACCAAACCCAGCAACTATTTATACATCAATAGACTATACATTACCTATTGGGATAGAAAAAGCTATGCTACAACTGATAAATGTTGAAGGTAAAACTCTACATACTGAAAATATTGATGGAGTTCAAGGACAAATTACTTTTGATATTAGAAATCATCCGAATGGAACTTATCTTATTAAAATCCAAGCAGGAGATTATCAACTAAGTGAAACATTAATTATTCAATAATTAATCTTAAAGAATGTGCTTATATTATAAGCGCATTCTTTTTTAACAACATAATTATGAAATCATTAGTCCTCTTATTACTATGTTCAATCTTTCCATATTTTATTTATTCTCAATTACCTAGAGATATTATTTGGCAATCTATTTATGGTACATCTGAAGAAGATGTAGTTCAAGATATTGTTGAAACACAAGATGCCATTTATATTTTAAGCAGAACAAGAATGATAACTGGCCCTGGGTACGATGAACATCACAATGATTTATTAGTAACAAAAACTAATATTGATGGTGAATATATTTGGCAGAAAAACTACGGTGGATCATTGGATGAAACCCCTGCGTCAATTGCATCAGATGATTTAGGAATGATTTATTTGGGTGCAGGCACATATTCTGACGATGGAGATATACAATCAGGAAATATGGGAGGTCATGATTTTTGGGTAGTTAAAATAGATACTTCTGGTCAGGTTGTTTGGGAACAAACCTATGGCGGCAGCATGACAGATTATGGAGCCTATTTATTATATCTTGAAAATGGGAATATTTTGGCTTATGGACCAACATTTTCATCAGATAATGATGTAAATATTAATTATGGTTATTTAGATATTTGGATTTGGGAGATAACACCCCAAGGTGAAATTGTAAAAAGTCGTGTTTTTGGAAGTTCGCAATCTGATAATATTTTCAGTCTGATACAAACAGATGATGGAGGCTTTTTTACAGCAGCACGTGCAGGAGTAAATGACGGTATGGTAAATGCAGAACCAAGAGGTTGGCACGATGTATGGCTATTAAAACTTGATGCTCAATTAAATATTGAATGGCAAAAATTAATTGGTGGAAGCAATTATGATTCAGGAGGATATGGTCTTGCTCAACTGGATGATGGAGGGTACATTCTCAATGGCTCCACCAAATCATCTGATGGCGATGTACATGGATTTGATTTTCCGGATGTTCCCGATCAGGATGATATTTGGGTAGTAAGAATTGACAGTATGGGCAATATACTTTGGGATATAGCTTTAGGTGGAGATGAATGGGAACATAGTAGTAAGGTATTTGCAAATGAAGATGGGAGCTTTACCGTTTTTGGAACCACAAACTCACCTAATAATGGAGATGTGGTAGGTAAACACCATACTTTATTATATCCGCACAATATTAATTCTGATATCTGGATGCTTAAGCTGAGTTCCGAAGGAGAGCTATTAGATCAAAGATGTTTCGGGAATGCAAGTCAAACAAGACTTTCCAGAGCTGTGATAAAAAAATCAGATTCTCATTATCTTATAGCAGGAACTGGCTTTTCAAGGCAAGCAGACCCCGATAACCCTGAAGCTCCAACAGATGGAGAGGTTTGGGGAGGTTATGAATCAGAATCCTATGATATCTGGTTTTTTGAGGCCGTAGATTGTGAGTTTTTTCAACCAGATACACCCTCAGAAATAGAAGGAGAAGATTCTGTTTGTAGCAATAATTCGAGTCAATATACATATACCACACAAATAATAAACCCCCAATACGAGGAGGCTCAATGGTTATTAGAACCCGCAGAAGCAGGAGCACTAACTAATTTGCAAGATTCTGTTATTATTGAATGGAATAGCACATTCGAAGGACAAGCAGCATTGAGTGTTAGAAGCATTAGTAACTGCGGAGAATCAGCTTATACACAAGCCAAATTAATTGAAGTAGAAATTTGCCTAGGTTTAGGAGAAATCAATAAGAAATCCTTATTTCTCTATCCCAATCCAGCTACCAATCAAATCACCTTTGAGCTACCAAACATCAAAAAACAAAGCCAAGTCCAAATCAAAGATATCTACGGCAAGCTCATCGCCACATTAAATATAAAACCCAACCAAAGCCAGCTTATTTGGGAATGCGGTGCTTTTGCCAGTGGTGTTTATTTTTATGAGGGTGAGATTGGTGGGGAGGTTTATCGAGGGAAACTAATTATCAAATAAAACATGAAAGAACCATGAGAAAACTAATAATAATTTTGACTCTACTCTCATTTAATTCCATTTATGCTCAAGAAGTTGAAATCCAATGGCAAAACTGTTTTGGAGGAACTGAAAATGATATTACTGGAAATTATAGTAATTCAATAATAAAAATTAGTGCTGGATATTTAATTGGCGGTACAACTGGTTCAGATGATGGTGATGTTGCAGGAGGAAATCATGGTCCTGATGATATCTGGGTAATAAAAACAGATCTTTATGGGAATTTAATTTGGGAAAAAACATTTGGCGGTAGTGATTCTGACCGGCTTGATGCATTAATAAAGAGTAATGATAGCACTTGTTACTTCATTGGTCGTTCATATTCAACTGATGGAGATGTTGAATCAGGAAACCAGGGGTATGGTGATCATTGGTTAGTTAAACTCAATACTGATGGTGAGATAATTTGGGAAAAGACTTTTGGAGGTAGTAATATTGAGAGATTGGCAAATATTCAATTAACGCCAGAAGGAGATATATTGGTGCTTTCAAGAACTTCTTCAAGCGATGGAGATTTAAACTACGAAAATCCCGAT from Lentimicrobium sp. L6 includes:
- a CDS encoding T9SS type A sorting domain-containing protein; this encodes MKYKYIFFVFILSVMINMEAMAQENPIGSWVLSSINEYDYSNNAYHYQNHQLYFTKSGISSSIQLDNGIITGPGSNDFAEFTGGAYMCTIEQDFYVMGKHYFFGDESGEWETNGSVTRLIHSDFQIIRSIDEDLDYKMFYSQEYGGGSANEHTLFHVVDVKIENGDINFTRTPLDLSSTGDYLEDSKGVGFIISNFDSDLGQKYLYVVVGDWTDNSIDSKFGLQKFIIDEDGIEHEETLLENLESDVFENSDFRGYNLEMQDKNEFEAPIFAWITTPNPGNNSKILIYNSEEDDEEYAIDLEVGAIGGIEFSPFENEKQFLYLSCEDEGIIKLNYTDGSYIVVSGTSNFGHTYLQTAPDGNIYAVADNGHNLGVINRNTGLFSANVFDYDPTTNNYFHNAFTEIGNIKYYTLPENDLQMLNTSISTSPDICDLESGSATICVSGGIPEYSLVAYYDDPEIAGYNWQDISNLFVFNSELDCFEASNLMWGNYRYKLTDQSECEDGIEEQFVILKGDMYDFSENMLEIGNDAPTEIYGLEDMIWDLNDNDPEEGFIIDGKILFKHGFILKDNKTLTINNLTMEFDQDFMAKVIIKPGSKLVLNNCILTNYECWDADAKWQGIEVWGNKGLSQTEANQGKLVLNNTTIEHANEAVQLWRPDYYSTSGGMISAINSNFLNNHRAVVFMDYKNMKFGLEWDYSSGFSQCTFENNSDYIMDNPFLAFVTMWQVRGVSFTACDFINTSAFPESKAIYTLDAGYKFKGKCTGVTGPNGECVSGWETNTFTKFEKAIESGNTVGSPDPYAITIEDSYFENNHYGIFMTTVENAATIINNEFEIGNNGIDNFEKQKCSYFSARGIQMNQSFGFDIEENTFSKMQGTTGGDVVGVLVYECPSESDDIYKNIFNGLTAGNQAELWNRLNHLVDEHGVTYLCNENTNNTIDIFIAENSMITGHVGSLQEAAGNKFSITNPQIQNNFTQEVNYYWVDEPYEELEYYSNYVTPIEVTNENECLSNFGSGGGTGLETKLILTDIEKLEVEQDFYSNYQDYEAVNILLEELKDGGSTETTSLSIASAQATDTWELRANLLGMSPYLSKEVLIEATDKTDVLPESVLFEILSANPDELRKTDLMEHLENKEQPLPDYMINVLKQMSTGVSAKTALIGQKTKSFVNKTKAAQTIIRSIKNEEELNIVELRNWLGNMGNIEADKQIVGTYLYEDNYTAANNLLNLIPNLYNLQGEKLQEFNDYKELLNLQVALKQQDRNVFMLNSTEKSQLIDLAENSNGEAKYGAQNILSFVYGDNYCDCISPINQNKASTSSFYYSQDDFAKAMGLSMDIKPNPATIYTSIDYTLPIGIEKAMLQLINVEGKTLHTENIDGVQGQITFDIRNHPNGTYLIKIQAGDYQLSETLIIQ
- a CDS encoding T9SS type A sorting domain-containing protein; translation: MKSLVLLLLCSIFPYFIYSQLPRDIIWQSIYGTSEEDVVQDIVETQDAIYILSRTRMITGPGYDEHHNDLLVTKTNIDGEYIWQKNYGGSLDETPASIASDDLGMIYLGAGTYSDDGDIQSGNMGGHDFWVVKIDTSGQVVWEQTYGGSMTDYGAYLLYLENGNILAYGPTFSSDNDVNINYGYLDIWIWEITPQGEIVKSRVFGSSQSDNIFSLIQTDDGGFFTAARAGVNDGMVNAEPRGWHDVWLLKLDAQLNIEWQKLIGGSNYDSGGYGLAQLDDGGYILNGSTKSSDGDVHGFDFPDVPDQDDIWVVRIDSMGNILWDIALGGDEWEHSSKVFANEDGSFTVFGTTNSPNNGDVVGKHHTLLYPHNINSDIWMLKLSSEGELLDQRCFGNASQTRLSRAVIKKSDSHYLIAGTGFSRQADPDNPEAPTDGEVWGGYESESYDIWFFEAVDCEFFQPDTPSEIEGEDSVCSNNSSQYTYTTQIINPQYEEAQWLLEPAEAGALTNLQDSVIIEWNSTFEGQAALSVRSISNCGESAYTQAKLIEVEICLGLGEINKKSLFLYPNPATNQITFELPNIKKQSQVQIKDIYGKLIATLNIKPNQSQLIWECGAFASGVYFYEGEIGGEVYRGKLIIK